Part of the Candidatus Binatia bacterium genome is shown below.
AGTGGAGATCGGCCGCGCACACTATCCGCTGATTGTCCTGCTCCATGCTGCGTGGCTGCTTGCAATCGTTCTGTTTCTGCCGATGGACGCAACGATCCATTGGATACCGCTGGTGTTGTTCGTCCTGCTGCAATTGGCGCGCGTCTGGGTGATTGCAACGCTTGGGCCCTATTGGACGACGCGGATCATCACGCTCGAGAGCGCGCCGCTGGTGCGCAGTGGGCCCTACCGGTTCGTGCGGCATCCAAATTATCTGGTGGTCGCGGGCGAGATCGCGACGCTGCCGCTTGCCTTCGGCGAGGTGGAGGTCGCGATCGTCTTTACCGTGCTGAACGCGGCCATGCTGGCCTGGCGCATTCGGCAGGAAGACCCAGCACTGACCGCGCGCCGGTCGTGTGTACCGGCCAACGTGCGATGACGACATGGGCTGTGGCATGGGTCGCGAGCGAAGTTTTCGGGAACGCCTGATGGCAAATGGAGGGTTGCAGAACTCGAGCGCGCCACGCACGTCTGCGACGGAGCCGTCCGCTTTCCCTCACTTGACCGGCGCGTCCGTTCGTTTAGGCAGATGATGTGAATGTGAGCTCCAGCACACCGCCCGTGCCAGCGCTGATCCAAGTCGACGGCCTGCGCGTCCGATACGGCGACCGCTGGGCGCTCGACGAGTTGAGCTTCCAGGTGCAGGCGGGAGAGCTGGTCGGCCTGCTCGGCCCGAACGGTGCCGGAAAGACCACCACGCTATCGGTGCTGGCCACGCTCCTGCGTCCGGACGCTGGTCGCGCCTGTGTCGGCGGCTACGATGCGGTGCGGGAACCGGCCCGCGTGCGCGCCGTGCTCGGCCTGGTTCCGCAGACGCTGGCCATCTATCCGACGCTCACGGCGCGCGAGAATCTGCTGTTCTTTGCGCGGCTGTTCCGGCTGCGCGACGTGCGCGGCGTCGCCCAACGCAGTCTGCAACTCGTCGGCCTCGAGGAGCGGGCCGACGACATCGTGGCGACGTTCTCCGGTGGCATGCAGCGGCGCCTCAACCTGGCGTGCGGTCTCTTGCATGAACCGCGAGTGGTGTTGCTGGACGAACCGACAGTCGGCGTCGACCCGCAGTCTCGGGAGCGCATCTTCAACGCGGTGCGCGGGCAGGCGGCGCGCGGGGCCGCCATGCTGTACAGCACGCACCATATGGAAGAGGCGGAGCGCCTCTGCGATCGCGTCGTGCTCATCGACGGCGGTTGCGTCGTCGCCGCGGGGACCCCTGCCGAGCTCATCGAGCGTGCGGGCGGCGGGCTGCGCCTCGAGCTCCGCACGCACTCACCTTTGCACGCGGGCTGGCTCGACGAGGTGGGCGGGGCGACGATTCTGGAGCGGCCACCGGGTGCCTTCGACGATGGTGAGGTGACTCACGTCAGCCTCGACGACCTGACC
Proteins encoded:
- a CDS encoding isoprenylcysteine carboxylmethyltransferase family protein, which produces MRLAIVIILALVALQRLIEVAYAERNTSALLARGAVEIGRAHYPLIVLLHAAWLLAIVLFLPMDATIHWIPLVLFVLLQLARVWVIATLGPYWTTRIITLESAPLVRSGPYRFVRHPNYLVVAGEIATLPLAFGEVEVAIVFTVLNAAMLAWRIRQEDPALTARRSCVPANVR
- a CDS encoding ABC transporter ATP-binding protein, with the protein product MSSSTPPVPALIQVDGLRVRYGDRWALDELSFQVQAGELVGLLGPNGAGKTTTLSVLATLLRPDAGRACVGGYDAVREPARVRAVLGLVPQTLAIYPTLTARENLLFFARLFRLRDVRGVAQRSLQLVGLEERADDIVATFSGGMQRRLNLACGLLHEPRVVLLDEPTVGVDPQSRERIFNAVRGQAARGAAMLYSTHHMEEAERLCDRVVLIDGGCVVAAGTPAELIERAGGGLRLELRTHSPLHAGWLDEVGGATILERPPGAFDDGEVTHVSLDDLTLAARVLDCAASRGAGVVDFHLHRPSLQDVFLKFTGRALRD